The Candidatus Zixiibacteriota bacterium genome segment CGGTACCCGTCTTGCCGGCGATGGCGACAGCTTTCGAATTCACCTTCGTCGCTGTCCCCCGCTCTACAACGCCGCGCAGGACCGCTTTCAGGGTATCGGCCCAGACTCCCTCCATCACCTTCTGCATTACTTCCCGTCCGAACCGGCGGGTCACTTTCTGGTGTTCGTCGACGCAGCACATGAGCAGGTGGGGGCGGAGGAGTTCGCCGCCGTTGGCGATGGCGGCGAAGGCATTGGCCATTTGCAGGCAGTTCACCGCCACCGCGTGCCCCATGGCCAGCGAGGCCACGGCCCGGTCCGCCCAGCGCCGGGGCTTGGAAACACGCCCGCTCTCTTCCGCCCCGAGCCCGATGCCGTATTTCTGTCCGAACCCGAACTTCCGCGCCGCCTCGTAGAGATTCTCGCCGCCCAGGCGGATTCCGTATTTGGCCACTCCGATGTTGCTCGAGAGCTCCATGATCTCGCGGAACGTGAGGTTGCCGTGTTTTTTGTCGTCCTTGAGCGTCCCGCCCCGTTCCATTTTCCACGCCCCCATTTCGCAGTACGTGTACTCGCGGAAGTCCACCTCCCCCGCCTCCAGCAGGGCCGCCGCCGTGATCGCTTTGAACGACGAACCCGGTTCGAACTGGTCGCTGATCGCCCGCAGCTTGACCGGCTTCTCCGGGTGCTCTTCTTTCGGATCGTAGTGGGCCATGGCCAGAATCTCACCGGTGCGGCAGTCGATGAACGCCCCCATCCCCGCCTTCGCCCCGTACTCCTCGACCCCCTTGCGGAGCTGCCGTTCGAAGATTTCCTGGAGGTTGAAATCGATAGTGAGGACGAGCGCTTGCCCCGGTTTGGGTTTCACGGCCGCCTGCTCTTTGACGCGGAAGACGTTGCGCAGACCGTCCCGCCGGATATCCGCCTCCCCGTCCTCCCCCTTCATGAGGCTGTCCCACGCCAGCTCCAGCCCGGACTGCCCCTGGTTGTCGATATTCGTGAAACCCAGAATCTGCTTGCCGACCAGTCCGTAGGGATACACCCGCTGCGTCTCATCGCGCAGGTACAGCCCGGGCGGCGCCGTTTTTTCGATGTGCCGGGCGAACTCGTCGCCGAGCAGGCGCTTGATCCAGCTGAACTTGTTCACCTCGAGGTTGTACTCTCTGCGCGCTGTTCCCCGCTTCAGGCCGAACATTTTCTCGACATAGCGGGCGGCGTTCTCCAGCTCCGTTTGCGACCCGGGGTAGGCATAGAGCGACGGGCATTTGACGTTGTTCACGACCAGGCGCCCGTACCGGTCGTAAATGAGGCCCCGCTCGGCCGGTATTTTCACCCGTCCCTCCGACTGGATGCGCACGATGTCGGCGTACTTCTGGTGGAGGACCACCTGGAGGTGGACCAGGCGCGCCGCGACCGCCAGGAAATACAGGCAGACGAGCGAGAAGAGGATGCCGAGTCGGATTCGTTCGGTGCGCGTCCGATGCATCAGTCGTCCCCTCCGTTGGCCAGGGAGTCGATGACCGGGCTGATCAGTTCGCCGGCGTTCGCCTGCGCCTGGGTCACGCTCGGCAGGACGTTCGCCCAGCGCTCCGCCATTTTCACCACCATGTGGAGGTCGTCTTTGACCGACGGCGCCTGAACGCCCTCCGGCACCAGCGTGATCAGCTCGGTCGCGGCCACCTGCGCCAGCCCGAGCGAATCGGCCGCGTAGGTCTCCACCCGCGATGACATCGAGAGCGCCGACAGGTCCGCGTGCACTTTCCGCGTGTCGTCGCCGAGCAGCCGGTTCTCCATGCGGAGGACTGCGATCTCCTGGGCGAGGTGGATGACGTGCACGCGCTGCCAGATATGGACGCACGCGGCGAGCAGAAACACGCCGGCCACCGCGCCGATCGGGAAGTAGCGGTGGGAGCGGACACGCACGAGCAGCGAGGACCGGATCTCCACCGTCTCCTTGAATTTTCGCACGGTCTTTTTCACGCGCCCACCCGTTCCGCGGCCCGCAGCTTGGCCGAGCGCGCCCGCGGGTTCGCCGCCGCCTCCGTCTCGTCCGGCACGACGGCGCGGCGCGTGAGAATCCTCAGCCGCGGAGCGCGCCCGCACGCGCACAGCGGCGCCTCCGGCGGACACACGCACCCTTTCGCCTCGGCCTGGAAGAACCTTTTGACCAGACGGTCCTCGAGCGAGTGGTAGGAGATCACGACCAGCCGC includes the following:
- a CDS encoding PASTA domain-containing protein: MHRTRTERIRLGILFSLVCLYFLAVAARLVHLQVVLHQKYADIVRIQSEGRVKIPAERGLIYDRYGRLVVNNVKCPSLYAYPGSQTELENAARYVEKMFGLKRGTARREYNLEVNKFSWIKRLLGDEFARHIEKTAPPGLYLRDETQRVYPYGLVGKQILGFTNIDNQGQSGLELAWDSLMKGEDGEADIRRDGLRNVFRVKEQAAVKPKPGQALVLTIDFNLQEIFERQLRKGVEEYGAKAGMGAFIDCRTGEILAMAHYDPKEEHPEKPVKLRAISDQFEPGSSFKAITAAALLEAGEVDFREYTYCEMGAWKMERGGTLKDDKKHGNLTFREIMELSSNIGVAKYGIRLGGENLYEAARKFGFGQKYGIGLGAEESGRVSKPRRWADRAVASLAMGHAVAVNCLQMANAFAAIANGGELLRPHLLMCCVDEHQKVTRRFGREVMQKVMEGVWADTLKAVLRGVVERGTATKVNSKAVAIAGKTGTAQIPDSVTHRYKDEYTASFAGFFPYEKPAIAGIVMLIEPNPIHYGGYTAGPIFRRTAEQYMILNPDLFDSGNQLLAERSSSREGTVEAPNLVGRSLADAAEDAEERGLTIRANRTEGMIVWQYPPADRLMFAEDDLIVVVESPVETGFVMADLTGLSIREASAFLDFAGIKCRITGRGKVISQSIGPGQAAGSEDVCQLECRPT